The following coding sequences are from one Pigmentibacter sp. JX0631 window:
- a CDS encoding Ppx/GppA phosphatase family protein translates to MLNLPDRKVFEKKRIAAIDVGSNSIHMLIVDMESINSFTIIASEKDQVRLAASIDDDGNLTSDALNKTIVVLRKMKEVADSLKAQIRAVGTSALREAKNSSDFVAKLYKKTGIDVEVISGHEEARLVYLGVQQGLPIHGKSTLIIDIGGGSTEIVVGQWGEERFATSLKLGCVRLTQMFLASDPLSDEHLRSLELYINTRLEPVLSEVERIGFDIAVGSSGTIKAIKSLVLGILNTPPLQTMHGSVLTAKEIWLAKEALLKARSLKERKQLPGLDTKRAEIVVAGLFVLSSITKILGIREWTISLTALREGILFDTILRDGVWLQGDTTDVRWRSVRSFGQKFHIDEAHAFHITSFAISLFDQLLFKHNLSSAWREFLRSAAYLHECGLFIGHTGHHKHTFYFIRNASLPGFTTREMQIIATIVRYHRKRMPRESDEVYCDFDKEIQKAVNICAAILRLSVSLDRGRQGKIQEIIVRENSNSKMSLVVYLRATHDIELEMYEAAIEKKAFENVFSCSLELMLEQ, encoded by the coding sequence ATGTTGAATTTGCCGGATAGAAAAGTATTTGAAAAAAAAAGAATAGCTGCAATTGATGTTGGATCAAATAGTATACATATGCTTATTGTAGATATGGAATCTATAAATTCTTTTACTATAATTGCTTCAGAAAAAGACCAAGTAAGATTAGCTGCTTCTATTGATGATGATGGTAATTTAACATCTGATGCCTTAAATAAAACAATAGTTGTGTTAAGAAAAATGAAAGAAGTAGCGGATAGCCTTAAAGCTCAAATCAGAGCGGTGGGGACTAGTGCATTGCGTGAGGCTAAAAATTCATCTGATTTTGTTGCAAAACTATACAAAAAAACAGGAATCGATGTTGAAGTGATTTCTGGACACGAAGAAGCCCGCTTAGTTTACTTAGGAGTGCAACAAGGTTTACCTATTCATGGGAAATCTACACTTATAATTGATATTGGTGGAGGATCAACTGAAATTGTTGTTGGACAATGGGGTGAAGAGCGTTTTGCAACTTCCCTAAAATTAGGTTGTGTACGTTTGACGCAAATGTTTCTTGCAAGTGATCCTTTAAGTGATGAGCATTTAAGATCTTTAGAATTATATATCAATACTAGACTAGAGCCCGTTCTTTCAGAGGTTGAAAGAATTGGATTTGATATAGCCGTAGGTTCTTCAGGAACAATAAAAGCAATAAAATCTTTAGTGCTTGGGATTTTGAATACCCCTCCCCTTCAAACTATGCATGGTTCAGTTTTAACTGCAAAAGAAATTTGGCTAGCAAAAGAAGCCTTGTTAAAGGCGAGATCATTAAAAGAAAGAAAACAACTTCCAGGCTTAGACACTAAAAGAGCGGAAATTGTTGTTGCTGGACTGTTTGTTTTAAGTTCCATAACCAAAATATTGGGAATAAGGGAATGGACTATTTCATTAACAGCTCTTCGAGAAGGAATTCTTTTTGATACTATTTTGCGGGATGGGGTGTGGTTACAAGGTGATACAACTGATGTCCGTTGGAGATCCGTCCGTTCATTTGGCCAAAAGTTTCATATTGATGAAGCACATGCTTTTCATATTACTTCCTTTGCTATTAGTCTATTTGATCAACTTTTATTTAAGCACAATTTATCTAGTGCTTGGCGTGAGTTCCTAAGATCAGCGGCTTATTTACACGAATGTGGTTTATTTATTGGTCATACTGGACACCACAAACATACTTTTTATTTTATCAGAAATGCTTCTCTCCCTGGGTTTACTACAAGGGAAATGCAAATAATTGCAACAATTGTACGTTATCATAGGAAAAGAATGCCCAGAGAAAGTGATGAAGTATACTGTGATTTTGACAAAGAAATTCAAAAGGCAGTTAATATTTGCGCGGCAATTTTACGACTTTCTGTTTCTCTAGATAGAGGTCGGCAAGGTAAAATACAAGAGATTATTGTAAGAGAAAATTCTAATAGTAAAATGAGTTTGGTTGTTTATTTAAGAGCAACTCATGATATCGAACTTGAAATGTATGAGGCAGCAATTGAGAAAAAAGCATTTGAAAATGTTTTTTCATGTTCCCTTGAATTAATGTTAGAGCAATAA
- a CDS encoding sugar dehydrogenase complex small subunit → MLIQRREIGKKILFSMLLLPFQSMAKKNKFEEKYIDTFGKVALKLTDFPLDKDLIKTFYYSLAETESNFGVEIIKIYDTRITKNSSEKLSKLEKKIILTLYSGKVGNKKVTYTNSIEWLALSNFTKPPGICGGFFGFWNKPPK, encoded by the coding sequence ATGCTAATTCAAAGAAGAGAAATCGGAAAAAAAATACTTTTTAGTATGCTATTATTACCTTTTCAATCAATGGCAAAAAAAAATAAATTTGAAGAAAAATACATAGATACTTTTGGAAAAGTTGCGCTTAAACTTACTGATTTTCCTTTAGACAAAGATTTAATTAAGACATTTTACTACTCTTTAGCAGAAACAGAGTCCAATTTTGGAGTTGAAATAATAAAAATTTATGACACTAGAATAACGAAAAATTCCTCAGAAAAATTAAGTAAACTTGAAAAAAAAATAATATTAACTTTATACTCAGGTAAAGTAGGTAATAAGAAAGTTACCTATACTAATTCTATTGAGTGGTTAGCATTAAGTAATTTTACTAAACCTCCAGGAATATGCGGAGGTTTTTTTGGCTTCTGGAATAAGCCTCCAAAGTAA
- a CDS encoding GMC family oxidoreductase, which produces MSNNYSDVVIVGSGVAGSLIAYKLSKHGIKVTILEAGTFPDRSHAMKKYYETAIKIPESAYQIQPHAPYPTTINSNYFINKGKENFKSTYLRVAGGTTWHWLGTCLRLVPEDFKMKTNFNLGIDWPISYSDLEEWYFKAEQELGVSGNNNEDLGSPRKNPYPLPEIPFTLSDKYFTECLKDTDYKICHSPQARNSVEFDSRPACCGSASCIPCCPVQAKYDATIHLNKAIKHGAKLITNAVAYEVVSDTTGKITAINYKKPDKKIESIQGKIFILAANSIETAKLLLMSKTENFKNGIANTSDQVGRNLADHPIILIYGSTPKPIYPFRSPLSTAGIDKFRIGEFRKHFASYRIELLNDGWNFPEGGFQPLLTSLLDQGFYGKQLKEEFNKIASKQVSLSVLTEMLPNPENRIVPSKEKFDTIGIPHPEIHFSLDEYTKKSFSDATKKCIEILEKSNCTNIKISNNWYGAGHVMGTYRMGDNAKDSVVDKNLVTHDHKNLILVGSGVMPTTGSANPTLTIAALSLRCADFIKKNLI; this is translated from the coding sequence ATGTCTAATAACTATAGTGATGTCGTCATTGTCGGTTCAGGTGTAGCCGGTTCACTTATTGCTTATAAATTAAGTAAACATGGAATAAAAGTAACAATTCTGGAAGCCGGTACATTTCCAGATAGATCGCACGCAATGAAAAAATATTATGAAACAGCTATCAAAATACCTGAATCTGCTTATCAAATTCAACCACATGCACCTTATCCCACAACAATAAATAGTAATTATTTTATTAATAAAGGAAAAGAAAATTTTAAAAGTACATATTTAAGGGTTGCTGGTGGTACTACATGGCACTGGTTGGGTACATGCTTACGCCTTGTTCCAGAAGATTTTAAAATGAAAACAAATTTTAATCTTGGAATAGATTGGCCTATTTCATATTCAGATCTAGAAGAATGGTATTTTAAAGCAGAGCAGGAACTCGGTGTTTCTGGAAATAATAATGAAGATTTAGGATCTCCAAGAAAAAATCCTTACCCCTTGCCAGAAATTCCATTTACACTAAGCGATAAATATTTTACTGAATGTTTAAAAGATACCGATTATAAAATTTGCCATAGTCCTCAAGCTAGAAATTCTGTTGAATTCGATTCACGTCCAGCTTGCTGTGGTAGTGCTAGCTGTATTCCTTGCTGCCCTGTACAAGCTAAATATGATGCAACTATTCATTTAAATAAAGCAATTAAGCATGGAGCTAAACTGATAACTAATGCAGTAGCTTATGAAGTTGTAAGTGATACTACAGGAAAAATAACTGCCATAAATTATAAAAAACCAGATAAAAAAATTGAAAGCATCCAGGGTAAAATATTTATTCTAGCTGCCAACAGCATTGAAACTGCTAAATTATTACTGATGTCAAAAACAGAAAATTTTAAAAATGGAATTGCAAACACTAGTGATCAAGTTGGACGCAATTTAGCAGATCATCCCATTATTTTAATCTATGGTTCAACTCCCAAACCTATTTATCCATTTCGATCACCCTTATCCACAGCGGGTATTGATAAATTTAGAATAGGGGAGTTTCGAAAACATTTTGCCTCGTATAGAATAGAATTACTAAATGATGGATGGAATTTTCCAGAAGGAGGATTTCAACCTTTATTAACTAGTTTGCTTGATCAGGGTTTCTATGGAAAACAATTAAAAGAAGAATTTAATAAAATTGCCTCTAAACAAGTTTCTTTATCAGTTCTAACTGAAATGTTACCTAATCCCGAAAACAGAATAGTTCCTTCTAAAGAAAAATTTGATACAATTGGCATTCCTCATCCAGAAATACATTTTTCATTGGATGAATATACAAAGAAAAGTTTTTCAGATGCAACTAAAAAGTGTATAGAAATACTTGAAAAAAGTAATTGCACAAATATAAAAATCTCGAATAATTGGTATGGAGCAGGTCACGTCATGGGTACTTATCGAATGGGAGATAATGCAAAAGATTCTGTGGTAGATAAAAACTTAGTCACCCATGACCATAAAAATTTAATCCTTGTTGGATCCGGAGTCATGCCTACTACTGGTTCAGCGAATCCTACATTAACTATTGCTGCTTTATCATTAAGATGCGCAGATTTTATAAAGAAAAATCTTATATAG
- the rnhA gene encoding ribonuclease HI gives MKAHYTMTSQVTLYTDGACSGNPGPGGWACVLLYNELRRRISGYEQYTTNNKMELTGVIKGLESLTRPMPVLIITDSQYVKNGFTEKWLENWQKNGWKTKSGKPVKNIELWMQLSLLQRKHHLSWQWVKGHSGNEYNDMCDELARNAIIKKNGIDEKF, from the coding sequence ATGAAAGCACATTATACAATGACTTCACAAGTTACGCTTTATACAGACGGTGCTTGCTCTGGGAATCCTGGTCCAGGTGGTTGGGCCTGCGTACTTTTATATAATGAGTTACGTAGACGCATTTCAGGTTATGAGCAGTATACAACGAATAATAAAATGGAACTGACTGGGGTGATAAAAGGACTTGAAAGCCTTACTCGCCCTATGCCTGTTCTTATTATCACCGATAGTCAGTATGTCAAAAATGGTTTTACTGAAAAATGGCTCGAAAATTGGCAAAAAAATGGTTGGAAAACAAAATCAGGTAAGCCAGTGAAAAATATTGAACTTTGGATGCAACTTTCTCTTCTGCAAAGAAAACATCACTTGAGTTGGCAATGGGTAAAAGGTCATTCAGGCAATGAATATAATGATATGTGCGATGAGCTCGCTCGAAATGCGATAATTAAAAAAAATGGAATTGATGAAAAATTTTAA
- a CDS encoding GNAT family N-acetyltransferase, producing the protein MNKKNTHLIIYKWKNSFHKVTLENDFSFQNFKDENITKEEFNSFLPSPELAELMFNLAENDPYICSLSNLTKFVEKFYQNKNEEYYNSIFLYIEDGKLISFLNVVINYDVAEIDYIFSGRQYRGKGVANFLLNILLNVMTKQENYKKNRVLLEVGINNIAALTFYKKFDFKQIATRKNYYKNKEDAVIMEKSL; encoded by the coding sequence ATGAATAAAAAAAATACCCATTTAATTATTTATAAATGGAAGAACTCTTTTCATAAAGTAACGTTGGAAAATGATTTTTCTTTTCAAAACTTTAAAGATGAAAATATTACCAAAGAAGAGTTTAATTCTTTTCTTCCTTCACCCGAATTAGCTGAGTTAATGTTTAACTTGGCTGAAAATGATCCTTATATTTGTTCATTAAGTAATCTAACAAAATTTGTTGAAAAATTTTATCAGAATAAAAATGAAGAATATTATAATTCAATTTTTCTGTATATTGAAGATGGAAAATTAATTTCATTTTTAAATGTAGTAATAAATTATGATGTAGCTGAAATTGATTATATTTTTTCTGGTAGACAGTATAGAGGAAAGGGAGTGGCAAATTTTTTACTCAATATATTGTTAAATGTTATGACAAAACAAGAAAATTATAAGAAGAATAGAGTACTCCTTGAAGTTGGGATAAATAATATAGCGGCTTTAACTTTCTATAAAAAATTCGATTTTAAACAGATTGCAACAAGAAAAAATTATTATAAAAATAAAGAAGATGCAGTTATTATGGAGAAAAGTTTGTGA
- a CDS encoding glycosyltransferase family 9 protein, translating to MKVGIFHTAFLGDLVLASLLIEGLFLEGHEVYLITKKLAAQFYQEDKRLKKIITVNKKSGLKKINSIFEIAQDISDLNLDMLLVPHKSITTSLIVYFAKVKEKVGYNDTALSMVYSQLRSFVKEKHECLRCLDIAPESLISNKIKENLLKLSRPVLKESNNLVVFIEKNPKFLHNKQEFFIVSPGSVWATKKYPAKHFAKLIEEILNLNKNLFCILAGGKQDYDDVQNVLSNIENKLLLTRVLETASYLPLQEFTNLVAKSAFVIANDSSPVHIASGFNIPILSIYGPTSWTFGFYPTSEKSIYLNYKDSNNNLLPCHPCSPHGTKQCPKKHFKCMEELSPYILLQSVKKLVPQFF from the coding sequence GTGAAAGTAGGAATATTTCATACAGCTTTTTTAGGTGATTTAGTGCTTGCTAGTTTATTAATTGAAGGTTTATTTTTAGAAGGACATGAAGTATATTTAATTACAAAAAAATTGGCAGCTCAATTTTATCAAGAAGATAAAAGATTAAAAAAAATTATCACGGTTAATAAAAAAAGTGGTTTAAAAAAAATAAATTCAATATTTGAAATAGCACAAGATATTTCAGATTTAAATTTAGATATGTTACTTGTTCCACATAAATCGATAACAACATCTTTGATTGTCTATTTTGCAAAAGTAAAAGAAAAAGTTGGCTATAATGATACAGCCCTTTCTATGGTCTATTCGCAATTAAGAAGTTTTGTGAAAGAAAAACATGAATGTTTGCGTTGTTTAGATATTGCACCTGAAAGCTTAATCAGTAATAAAATTAAAGAAAATTTACTTAAATTATCCCGTCCAGTTTTAAAAGAATCTAATAATTTAGTCGTTTTTATCGAAAAAAATCCAAAATTTTTACACAACAAACAGGAATTCTTTATTGTTTCTCCAGGATCAGTTTGGGCAACGAAAAAATATCCTGCAAAACATTTTGCTAAATTAATTGAAGAAATATTGAACTTAAATAAAAATTTATTTTGTATTTTAGCAGGAGGAAAGCAGGACTACGATGATGTACAAAATGTTTTAAGCAATATTGAAAATAAATTATTGTTAACTAGAGTTTTAGAAACTGCGTCCTATTTGCCTTTACAGGAATTTACAAATTTAGTAGCAAAGTCAGCATTTGTAATTGCTAATGATTCAAGTCCTGTGCATATTGCATCTGGTTTTAATATTCCTATCTTAAGTATTTATGGGCCTACGTCTTGGACGTTTGGTTTTTATCCAACTTCAGAAAAAAGTATATATTTAAATTATAAAGACTCAAACAATAATTTGTTACCCTGCCATCCTTGCTCGCCACATGGAACAAAACAATGTCCGAAAAAACATTTTAAATGCATGGAAGAGCTTTCTCCGTATATTTTGCTACAATCAGTTAAAAAGTTGGTGCCACAGTTTTTCTAA
- a CDS encoding 3-oxoacyl-[acyl-carrier-protein] synthase III C-terminal domain-containing protein — protein sequence MQFILSDFRILRPKYEVPQAEGLNWISLAHSYAKFIEGNINKSNSKSMDEIYKQVANICNRFACKPEKISNRGTAIQDYSHQDWENMLLFDFKKSFSGVGINERMKLFSAVVDEVFQMFYCENMLPPKHIIHVSCTGYVSPSAAQKIVAIKNWGEKTKVTHAYHMGCYASLPALRIANGFLSADHDKNSDFYLKKDPYLDRIDIVHTELCTLHFNPSNHDPSQFVIQSLFADGFITYSIFNSENYLKTRNEKAFEFLIDHEEIIPQTEDAMAWEVSEFGFLMTLSGKVPAIISENIEKFLNKMCAKIGLNFIEIKNSTIFAIHPGGPKIIQYIQEILQLPKEAVLYSENILFQYGNMSSATLPHIWQNILQDFPEQNKLVISLAFGPGLTVSGSIMRVV from the coding sequence ATGCAATTCATATTATCTGATTTTCGCATTCTACGCCCCAAATATGAAGTTCCACAAGCAGAAGGCTTGAATTGGATTTCTTTGGCGCATTCATATGCCAAATTTATTGAAGGAAATATCAATAAATCTAATAGTAAATCAATGGATGAAATATATAAGCAAGTAGCAAATATTTGTAATCGATTTGCATGTAAACCTGAAAAAATTTCTAATAGAGGAACTGCAATTCAAGATTATTCTCATCAAGATTGGGAAAATATGTTGTTATTTGATTTTAAGAAATCTTTTTCTGGGGTGGGTATAAATGAGCGAATGAAACTTTTTTCAGCTGTTGTTGATGAAGTTTTTCAAATGTTTTATTGTGAAAACATGTTACCACCTAAACATATTATTCATGTAAGTTGTACAGGCTACGTTTCTCCTTCAGCGGCACAGAAAATTGTTGCAATTAAAAATTGGGGGGAGAAAACTAAAGTAACTCATGCGTATCATATGGGCTGTTATGCTTCACTGCCAGCATTGCGAATAGCTAATGGATTTTTGTCTGCAGATCATGATAAAAATAGTGATTTTTATTTAAAAAAAGATCCTTATTTAGATAGAATAGATATTGTCCATACAGAACTTTGTACTCTTCATTTTAACCCAAGCAATCATGATCCAAGTCAATTTGTTATTCAAAGTTTATTTGCCGATGGTTTTATTACGTACTCAATTTTTAATAGTGAAAATTATTTAAAAACGAGGAATGAAAAAGCCTTTGAATTTTTAATTGACCATGAAGAAATTATTCCACAAACAGAAGATGCAATGGCTTGGGAGGTCTCTGAATTTGGTTTTTTGATGACTTTATCTGGGAAAGTTCCTGCTATTATTTCAGAAAATATAGAAAAATTTTTAAATAAAATGTGTGCAAAAATTGGATTAAATTTTATTGAAATAAAAAATTCAACAATTTTTGCAATTCATCCTGGGGGGCCTAAAATTATTCAATACATTCAAGAAATATTGCAATTGCCTAAAGAAGCTGTTTTATATAGCGAAAATATATTATTTCAATATGGAAATATGTCATCAGCTACTTTACCCCATATTTGGCAAAATATATTACAAGATTTTCCAGAACAAAATAAGTTAGTCATTAGTCTAGCCTTTGGCCCGGGTTTAACGGTTTCAGGGTCTATAATGAGAGTGGTATGA
- the ubiG gene encoding bifunctional 2-polyprenyl-6-hydroxyphenol methylase/3-demethylubiquinol 3-O-methyltransferase UbiG, which translates to MEKYLINNEIYKDLNEQWYTGKNYVALLRSEAKLRNPWIKLQIEQNFADLKNCKILDIGCGGGLLANDLAELSNNVTGVDIFEESLVVARKYNKYKNVNYIKANALELPFANETFDVVCILDVLEHVDDYQKAIAEAVRVVKKNGFIFFHTFNRNLFTKYFVIKAMEWFVKETPKNLHVHHLFIKPCELTFEFNKLSCKLLEIKGLNPSFNFKNIVKLIFKKEVDENFNFKFSKFLHAGYIGYCQKLGN; encoded by the coding sequence ATGGAAAAATATCTTATAAATAATGAAATTTATAAAGACTTGAACGAACAATGGTATACAGGGAAAAATTATGTTGCGTTACTAAGAAGTGAAGCAAAGCTAAGAAATCCTTGGATTAAGTTACAAATTGAACAAAATTTTGCAGACCTAAAAAATTGTAAAATTCTTGATATAGGATGTGGAGGCGGTTTATTAGCTAATGATTTAGCTGAATTAAGTAACAATGTAACTGGGGTAGATATATTTGAAGAGTCTTTGGTAGTAGCAAGAAAATATAATAAGTATAAAAATGTTAACTATATTAAAGCAAATGCATTAGAATTGCCTTTTGCAAATGAAACATTTGATGTGGTCTGTATTTTAGATGTCCTTGAGCATGTTGATGATTACCAAAAAGCAATTGCAGAAGCCGTTAGAGTTGTAAAAAAAAATGGGTTCATCTTTTTTCATACATTTAACAGAAATTTATTTACAAAATATTTTGTTATTAAAGCAATGGAATGGTTTGTCAAAGAAACGCCTAAAAATTTACATGTCCATCACTTATTTATTAAGCCATGTGAGTTAACTTTCGAATTTAATAAATTAAGCTGTAAATTATTAGAAATAAAAGGCTTAAATCCCTCTTTTAATTTTAAAAATATTGTGAAATTAATTTTTAAAAAAGAAGTGGATGAAAATTTTAATTTTAAATTTTCTAAATTTCTTCATGCAGGATATATAGGTTATTGTCAAAAATTAGGCAATTAA
- a CDS encoding methyl-accepting chemotaxis protein yields the protein MRKKSLAFKIITSVSMLIFVILFACLYCMFMIKKTQEYASETGLSWMPSIASFSDLNVTIGNLSRRVVLVIADSIAGQRDKYMANIEDINKFKAAIEKSFVDYKPLISPGEEKLYADTLATYKDYLTSLNQELELVKERRGLEALNHYYKVGRPALFNFLETLGKEEKFNIKGGKDSTTKGENLTSITIITMSVVLIVSVLISIAIIISITKLSKDIQKSLVSLKNQGNGTMEIANTLMNNSKVLTESVSAQAASVHQTTAAINQITSMVNKTSENAQQSAEVAKEASKKAENNMSTMKKLMTSMDTIQESNNQLQNIAQIINQIHAKTSVINDIVSKTELLSLNASIESARAGEYGKGFAVVAEEVGNLAKVSGKSAKEIQDLIVKSQEEVNKILSVTTGRISDGKQVTTEVQESFVKISEDIVNMVTVIEQISSATKEQEIGVRQITTAMTEIDRTTQRNQTSATETSNTANKMVEQGEMLLQTTKEIQGFIMGQA from the coding sequence ATGCGGAAAAAAAGTTTAGCTTTTAAAATTATTACGTCTGTTTCAATGCTGATTTTTGTAATTTTATTTGCTTGTTTATACTGTATGTTTATGATCAAAAAAACACAAGAATATGCTAGCGAAACAGGTTTAAGTTGGATGCCAAGTATCGCTTCATTTTCTGATTTAAATGTGACTATTGGTAATTTATCAAGACGGGTTGTCCTTGTTATTGCAGATAGCATTGCTGGTCAAAGAGACAAATATATGGCAAATATAGAAGATATTAATAAATTTAAAGCGGCAATCGAAAAATCATTTGTTGACTATAAACCCCTAATATCACCAGGGGAAGAAAAACTTTACGCAGATACTTTGGCTACTTATAAAGATTATTTAACTTCTTTAAATCAAGAGTTAGAGTTGGTAAAAGAAAGAAGAGGGCTTGAAGCCTTAAATCATTACTATAAAGTGGGCAGACCAGCTTTATTTAACTTTTTAGAGACCCTTGGCAAAGAAGAAAAATTTAATATTAAAGGTGGAAAAGATTCCACAACAAAAGGTGAAAATTTAACAAGTATTACTATTATTACTATGTCTGTTGTTTTAATTGTATCTGTATTAATTTCAATTGCAATTATAATTTCAATTACTAAGTTATCTAAGGATATTCAAAAGTCTTTAGTAAGTTTAAAAAATCAAGGAAATGGTACCATGGAAATAGCAAATACCTTGATGAATAATTCAAAAGTGCTAACTGAATCTGTTTCTGCCCAAGCGGCTTCAGTCCACCAAACAACAGCTGCAATCAATCAAATTACTAGCATGGTAAATAAAACCTCCGAAAATGCGCAACAGTCAGCAGAAGTAGCTAAAGAAGCATCGAAAAAAGCAGAAAATAATATGTCCACTATGAAAAAACTTATGACAAGTATGGATACAATACAAGAATCAAATAATCAATTGCAAAATATTGCCCAAATTATCAATCAAATTCATGCAAAAACTTCTGTTATCAATGATATTGTTTCAAAAACAGAATTACTATCATTAAATGCTTCAATTGAATCAGCCCGAGCAGGGGAATATGGAAAAGGTTTTGCTGTGGTAGCCGAAGAAGTTGGAAACTTGGCAAAGGTAAGTGGAAAATCCGCGAAAGAAATACAAGATTTGATTGTAAAAAGCCAGGAAGAAGTAAATAAAATACTAAGTGTTACTACAGGTAGAATTTCAGATGGCAAACAAGTTACAACAGAGGTACAAGAATCTTTCGTAAAAATTTCTGAAGATATTGTGAATATGGTTACTGTTATAGAACAAATTTCTTCTGCTACAAAGGAACAAGAAATTGGTGTCAGACAAATTACTACCGCAATGACAGAGATAGATAGAACAACGCAAAGAAATCAAACATCAGCAACAGAAACATCAAATACTGCAAATAAAATGGTTGAACAAGGGGAAATGTTGTTACAAACTACAAAAGAAATTCAAGGTTTTATTATGGGTCAAGCTTAA